The genomic interval TTCCTGCGGCCGCTCGGCGACTCTCTGAGCAAGGCGGGGCATCGGGTGAGCGTCATCCACGGGCTCGGAATCAATCGTCGCGACGTGGCCGAGACGTCCGAGCGACTCGCGCGCACACTGGCGTCATCCGCCGCGCGACCGGCCGGACGTGTGCTCGTCGCCCACAGCAAGGGCGGGCTCATCGGCAAGCACCTGCTCGTCGCCTCCGGTGCGGCGGTGGCGGCAGCCATCGAGGCCAGAGCGGGTGGTGACGCCGGCGATGCAGCGGCGAGCGCGTCTGCTCCGGATGCCGCGACATCCGATGCGTCTCCTCTCGGCCTGCGCGGGCTCGTCACCGTCTGCACGCCGTTCGCCGGATCGCGGCGTGCCCGGTTCATGGTGGCCGACCCCAGCATCCGTGCCTTCCTGCCCGACAATGAGACGATCGTCATGCTCGGGCGGGAGACGTCGGTGAACGGCCGCATCGTGTCGATCTCCGGCGCCTACGATCCCCACATCCCGGACGGCAGCGCACTCGAGGGCGCGACGAACATGCAGGTGCCGGCGTTCGGGCATTTCCGTCTGCTCGGGTCATCGAAGACGCACCAAGCCGTGATCGACGGCATCGCCCTGCTCGCGGACACGTGACGGCCGCGGCGCGGTCGCTGAGCCTGTCGGCCGGCCGGTCGCTGAGCCTGCCGGTCGCTGAGCCTGCCGGTCGCTGAGCCTGCCGGTCGCTGAGCCTGTCGAAGCGTCCGGCCCCACTGGGACGCCGAACCAACCGCGGCTGCGGCCGCTAGGTCAGTGACACGCTGTTCCACCGCCCGGGATGCTCGAACTCGCCGTAGTGCACGTCGAGCGTCGTGGCTGACAGCGACGCGACGCAGATCAGAGTCGACAGGGTGGGATAGCCCAGCAGTCGGTTGTCCCGGACGATCGCGCGGTCGTCGGTCGGTGGCAGCTCACCGCTGCGAGCAAGGATCGCCATCCACGGCTCCCACCAGTGAGACGCCCCGGGATCTCCGAGGGGCGTGCGGCGGAACTCTTCCAGCCAATGCGCGATGCGCGGCGTCTCGAGGTCGTCGACGTCGTGGTGCGCGATCATGTGGGTGCCCGGGGCGAGCGACTCGACGTGTGCGCGGATGCCGTCCCACGTCGTCACGCGGGCGCCCTCCGGCACGACCTCCACGAGATTGAACCCGTGGGTCTGCGGCGCTTCGCCGGGCGAGGTGCCTGCGACGGAGGCGAGCACGATCGACCCACGCGACCGGAGCTCTTCCTCGGCCCGATCCGACAGGTCTTCGCGGTTGAGCAGCACGGCCAGGCGATGCGTCGCCGGATCCGCAGCCAGCCACGCGCCGCCGGCACGAGCGTCGCGGACCCCGATGACGCCCTCGTGCGTGTCGGGCCACCACGGACCGAGCGGGTTCCACGGCCGAGCGGGATCCTCATCGCGGATCGCCAGCACGCGGATCGGGTCGGACTGCCGCTCGCCGACGTGGATGATGACGGTGCACATGGGCGGAGACGCTCCTCGATCGCCGATCGCGCAGGGCCCCGCGACCGCTCCCCCAGCCTACTGTCCGCCGCGAGCCCGGTCGCTGAGCGCGTCGAAGCGCCCGACCACGCACGCAGCGACCCTTCGACAAGCTCAGGGACCGATGCTCGACACCCCACCCGGTCGCTGAGCCTGCCGAACCGCCCGGCGACCGCGCATCGCGGGCGCGTGGAAGAATCGGGCTGTGTTCGTCGTCGTGGGAGTCACCGGCGGGATCGCCGCCTACAAGTCGGTGCACCTCGTGCGGCTGCTCGTGCTCGGTGGTCATGACGTCCATGTGGTGCCGACGGATGCCGCGCTCCGCTTCGTCGGACTGCCGACGTGGGAAGCCATCAGCCGCAACCCGGTCTCGACATCCGTGTTCGCCGACGTCGCCGAGGTGCGGCATGTCGCCCTCGGCCGACGTGCCGATCTCGTCATCGTCGCTCCCGCGACTGCGGACTTCCTCGCGAAGATGACCGCCGGGATCGCCGAGGACCTGCTCGGCACGACCCTGCTCGCCACCACCTCACCCGTCGTCGTGGCACCGGCGATGCACACCGAGATGTGGCGGCATCCCGCGACGATCCAGAACATCGCAACGCTCCGAAGCCGAGGCGTCCACGTGATCGGACCAGCGGACGGACCACTCACCGGCGGCGACAGCGGACCAGGTCGCATGAGCGAGCCCGAGCTCATCGTCGAGCTCGCCCTGGCGGTCGTGGCGGTTCGGGACGATCTGCGCGGCATCCGGACTGTGGTCACCGCGGGAGGCACGCGCGAGCCGATCGACCCGGTGCGGTTCATCGGCAACCGCTCGAGTGGCAGGCAGGGTGTCGCGGTCGCGGTCGCCGCGGCGGATCGGGGTGCCGACGTCACGCTCATCGTCGCCCATGTCGACGATGGCGTGCTCGGCCAGGCCGTCGGTCATCCGCGCATCGCGATCTCGACCGTCGCCACTGCGGCCGAACTCTCCGCGGCCACGCGGGCCGCGGCATCCGCTGTCGACGTCGTCGTCATGGCGGCCGCGGTCGCCGACTACCGTGTTGCCGAGGTCGCCGACCTGAAGCGCCGCAAAGAAGACGCGGGCGGCGACACCGTGACGCTCGAACTGGTCGAGACGGAAGACATCCTCGCCGCGCTCGTGGCGGAGCGCGCCGGAGGCCAGACCATCGTCGGCTTCGCCGCCGAGACCGCGGCGGATGCCGACGAACTCCACGAACGCGGACGCCGCAAGCGCCGGCGCAAGGGCGTCGACCTGCTCGCCGTCAACGAGGTCGGCTGGTCGAAGGGGTTCGAGTCCGCAGACAACGCGCTCGTCATCATCGACGCGAACGATGACATCATCGCGTCGCCGAGCGGGTCGAAGCGCGAGGTCGCCGACGCGCTGTGGGATGCGATCCTGGGCACCCGCGAATCGCGCTCCGAAGTGATGCAGCCATGAGCGTCGCGCTGGATCCGACGCGCGTCGGCGTCCTGCGCCGCCGCATCCGCTGGATCGTCGCGTTCACGATCGCCTACAACGTGGTCGAGGGCGTCATCGCGCTCATCGCGGGCGGGGCCGCATCGTCCGCCGCGCTGATCGGGTTCGGACTGGACTCCGCCGTCGAGGTGCTCTCGGCCGCCGCCGTCGCCTGGCAGTTCGCCTCGCCCGACCCGGAGTCGAGGGAGAAGACCGCGCTTCGGGTCATCGCGTTCTCGTTCTTCGCGCTCGCCGGATACGTGACGGTGGATGCCGCGCTCTCACTGTTCGGCGTGCGCGAGGCGCAGCCGAGCCCGATCGGCATCGCGCTCGCCGTCGCCAGCCTGATCGTGATGCCGGTGGTCAGCTGGCTCGAACGCCGAGCCGGTCGTGAGCTCGGCTCGGCATCCGCTGTCGCCGACTCCAAGCAGACGCTCATCTGCGCTTACCTCTCCGCCGCATTGCTCGCCGGACTGGTGCTCAACGCACTGCTCGGCTGGGCATGGGCGGACTCGATCGCCGCGCTCGTGATCGCCGGATTCGCCGTCCGCGAGGGCCTCGAGGCGTGGCGCGGCGACGCGTGCACCGTTCCGGTCGCGGCGCTCACCGGCGACATCGATCTCGAGCACGACGAGCATTGACCCGCGAGGCGTTGCCGCCCGCGGCTACGCGGCAGCCGGAATGACGAGCGTGCTGAAGGAGTCCGCAGGCAGCGTGGGTGAGATCATCCGGTCGCCGAGCATGAGGTTGACGGTCATCTCGCTCGCCATGTCATTCTGGATGACGATCACGATCGAGCCGTCCGGATTGACGAACGCGAGCTGGTTGTCGTATCCGCTGTAGCTGAGCGTCTCGATGTATCTCGCGCCGGTCTGCACGAACGCGCTCACATGCTTGAGCAGCTGATACTCGTGCGTGTACGCGAAAGTCGCCGAGTCGCGATCGACGACGACCAGTGAGTTCTGCGTCCAGCCCCACCGGCTTCGGCCGCCCTCGAGCAGTGAGAAGTTCCAGTACATGTACGCGGTCGCGCCGCTGCCGAAGAACTGCCGCATGAGCCGCCACGCATGGCGCGCATGCCGCCAGTCGTTCTTGCCGTCGCCGCACTCCTGCTCGGTCTGATAGATCCGAAGATCGGGATGCAGGCGGTGAAGGGCGGTGACCGCGCGCTTGCCCTCCCACTGTACGCCGAGGCCCGAGACGTGACCCGCGGCGTCTGGGTCAGCGAGCACGTCTCCGAGAAGTCGGTCGTCGCCGCGCTCGAGGGTGCCGAGGAAGATCTCGACGTCTCGCTGCTGCATCTCGGGTCCGAGATGGCGGAGCAGCTGGATGAAGCCCTCCGGCGTCCAGGTGCAGCTGGGGAAGATCTGTGGGGAGTTGAACTCGTTCTGCGGCATCACCATGCCGATCGGGATGCCGAGCTCACGGTACGCGTCGATGAAACGTCCGAAGTACCGGGCGTACGCGCGCAGGTAGGGCTCTTCGAGAATGAACATGTCGGTGCCCTCCTCACCGACCTGCTCCGGCTGCAGACCGTTCTCGACGCCGCCCATGAACTGGTGAGGCAGGGCGCCCGCATAGTGGCCGTTGCGCTTCATCCATGTCGGCGGACTCCACGGCGACGCCCACAGACGCAGGTCGGGCTGCTCGGTCTGCGCCGCGCGGATGAAGGGCACCAGCGTCTCGAGGTCGTTGGCGATGTCGAAGTGCTCGAGGTCGAAGTCGCCGGCAACCTCGTCATACGAGTACCAGTCGCGTGAGAAGTCGTTGGCGCCGACCGGCATCCGGCAGAGCGACAGTCCCGCTCCCACTCCGGGGCTGAAGAACTCGCGCAGGATTTCGGCACGCTGCCCGTCATCGAGCAACCCGAGCGACGTCCAGCCGAGCTCGTTGAAGCTCGCGCCGAAGCCCTCGATGACCTGCTTCGGATCGTCCACGCCGACGAACACGTCAGGCATGACAGCCACGCCGGTCACATCGGGTCCGTCCAGGGCCTGCCAGGGAGACTCTTCTGTCGTGACAACCCACCGGACTTGGTTCATGGTGCGACTGTAACGCGTGTCCGCAACCCGCCCCTGCTCGCCATGTGCCCCTCGTACGTATCCGACCCGCCGACGCCGACCCACTCGAACGGACCCGGCCCATCCGATCCGCGGCCACAGAACGAGTGGGCTGGATCGGATCGAGTGGGTTCGACGATGGAAGACTCAGGCCGTGACTGTAATCCGTGCCCTCACGAGGTTGCGCACCCGGGCATGCGGGTCGGCCGCGTCACCTGCGGTCTGCGACGCGACGCGCACGGCCAGGAAGTACGTGCCCGGCTCGTCGAACACCCGCGACCGCTCGACCGCGACACGACCGGCCGGGACGAAGGCAAGAGAGTCACCGAGACTCTCGGTGCCGACGGCATCCGTCTCGACCTCGAGGATCTCGACGATCACGCCGTCACCGGGAGCTACGGCCTCGACCCTCACCGTCACGACGTCACCCACACCCACGCTCGCACTCGCCGAGCCGTTCACCGTGAACGTTGCGACCGGCTGAACGCCCTGCCGCTCATGGGCACCCGCTGGAACGACCACCTGTCCGTCCACGATCTCGTACGACGTGCTCGGTGAGGGCTCGACGCCGTCCTCGACCCAGGCTGCGAGCTGGCGCAGCGCGGTCTCCAGCGCCCCGACGTACGCGACGCTCCGGGCCGGGAACTCCTGCGGGTCGTCGTCGCCGTGCAGGGCGTTGTCGACGTACCAGAGCCGGAATCGATCGGATGCCGCATCCCCGAGCTGTTCGACGACCCGCGACCGGTACCAGTCCGCCTGCCACGGGAACGCCTCGCGATCCAGCAGGCAGGCGACGACGATCGTCTTGCCCGTGATCCGCCCGGATGGCACGGTTCCGGAAGCGCCCTGCGTCATCAGCGGGCCGAGCAGCATCGGCCGCTGCGGCAGCGTCGGTGCGCCGTCCGCATCACGGAACTGGTCCCACACCGGGTACTCGGCACCGGGCACCTGGTGCCGGTGATACGTCTGCGCCGCCAGGAACCCCGAGTTGTCGAGCACGACCTCGTCGCCGGCGGCCAGGCCGGCGAGCGCATCATCCTGACCCGCCTCGACGATCGCGACGTCGCCCTCGACACCCGAGAGACGGATGACGGCGCCCGCCGCCGCGCCCGAACCCACCGCGAGCTGCGCACCGAGGATCCACCCGCGAGGCATGTCCGCGAGCCTCAGTCCCGAGACCAGCTGCGATGCGGAGGCCGTGTGCAGGAACGACTCGTCGACCCCGCCGGCCACGAGGTCGCCGCCGGCCGTCGAGGTCTCGGCGATCAGCTCGGCGATGGTCGTCGTCAGCTGCACGCGGTCGCGGTGGACGGATGCCGCAGGGTCGGCGCCGAGGTATCCCTCGACATTCCAGAAGTCCTCGGCGTAGGTCGGATCCATGTACATCACGCCGGGGTACAGCACGCTGAACGCGTGCATGCCCATGGTGCGCCACCCGAACCACGACCGGGGCGGGAAGCCCATGGCTGTGACCTCGTCGAGCGCAGCGCGCTGTTCGGGCGTCAGGTCGAGAGATGCCGGGTCTCCCCCGACGTCGTAGGCGTCGACGATCGCGGGGAAGACGTCGCGCAGGATGCGCTGCGCGTGCATGCGCACGCTGAAGACGTTCGGCATCGCCATCGGGCTGCCCGGAACGTACGGGACGAATCCGTCCCACACGCCCTCGGTGTTCTCGGACGAGCCGATCGTGCGGTACGCGCCGCCGCTCCCGCCGAAGAGGTAGCCGTATGGGCGACCATCGCCGTACAGCTCGGTGGCGACGGCGCGCGAGAAGCGCGCGACCGCGGCGTTCGCCCGGAACGCGCCGATGGTCGGGTCGATGCCGGACATGGGATTCGCGGCATCCGGACCCCCGCCGTTCGTCTCGACGAAGTACGCGCCGCTGTCGACCGAGAAGGCGGCCTTGTTGAACTCGCCGAGATCCTCCTGAGCGAGGTTCTCGCTCTGCGGGACAGGCGTGACGTGCTGGAAGAAGCGACCCCCGTAGACCTCGGCCTCCGGATAGTAGAACGAGAAGCGCGTATCGGTGCCGCGGAACCCGCCGTGGACGTACCGGTGCCGCGCCGGCGCATCGCGCCACTCGTCCACGTCGACGTACGGCTCGACGAACAGCACGTCGGCCTCGTCGAAGGCCCACTCGACCTCGGTCAGGTCGGTGATGGTCTGTTCGATGCTCATTTGACGCCCTTCAGGGGGAGGATGGCGACCGCGCCGAGGATCACGAGAATTGCCGCCGCGATCCAGATGCCGACGTAGCCGCCGGTGACCGCGACGACCGTGCTCGCCAGGATCGGGCCGAGAGCCTGGCCGAAGTTCGAGCCGAGCCCGGCGACACCGAGGTCGCGGCCCGCCGCGCGCTTGTCGGGGAGGACGTCGATGAAGAGCGCCTGGTCGACGGGCAGGTAGATGCCGAAGGCGATGCCGCCGACGATCGCCTGGATGAAGAGGCCGGGCACGGTCGGCATCACGATCGGGATGACCATCGAGAGCGCCATGAGGACGGAGGCGACGATGACGAAGATGCGGCGCTTGCCGAGCTTGTCGGACAGCTTGCCTGCGACGAGCACCGCGAGGATCGTGACGGGCACGCCCGCGAGCAGGAGCAGCGGTGCGAGGGCGGTCGCCTCGGCCTGACTGAGAGCAGGGCGTACGTAACTCTGCAGCATGTAGAGGCTGAGCGCCGTCGAGACGGTGTAGCCGAACGTCAGCAGGATGCGGGCGACCCACACCCACCGGAAGTTGCGCGACCGGAGGGCGATCGTGAAGCTGACCAAGAACTCCTTCCAGTTGAAGGGCGCGACCTCGAGGTCCTTCGACGAGCGGTCACGGGCGAACAGCACGAACATCACGCCCGAGAAGGCGACGAACGCGGCGATGATGAAGTAGAAGTCGAGCCCGATCGTCGCGAAGAGCGCGCCAGCCAGCAGACCGCCGAGCAGGCCTCCGAAGAAGTTGCCGAACCCACCGAGGGCCGAAGCGGTGCCACGCCGGTTCTCGGGCATCCGGTCGGCGACCGTGGTCGCGAGGGGACCGGATGCCGTGTTCAGCACGGCCTGGGCGAGCATGAACACGATCGCCAGCACGGCGATCGAGGGCGCGAAGCGCAGCAGCACCAGCAAGAGCGAACCGACGACCGTCCCGAACAGGATCCAGGGAGCACGCCGGCCCCACCGGCTGCGGGTGCGGTCGGCGAACACGCCGACGACCGGCTGGATGAGCATCGTGAGGATGACCCCGATCGTGCTGATCATCGCGAGCGACTGGGCGCGGGCTGCATTGAATCCGCTGAGCAGGTCGAGCTGGCGCGCCTGCTCCGCGGTGGCAGTCGCAGTGCCGGCATCGATGGACTGCTGCAGCAGAGTCAGCTGCTGCAGGTCGATGCTTGCGTCTGCGCCGGTGAACCAGTTGCCCATCTCGAGGAGCTGCACGTGGTTCGGCAGCAGGATGCCGGTGACCGCACCCCACACCGAGGTGATCGCGATCGTCAAGATGGTGAACCACGTCAGGTACGAGCGCGAGGCCGGGCCCTTGATGTAGATCGACGAGGTTCCCGGCTCCGCCGGCTCGAGGATGACGTTGCCCTTCGGCTTCGGTTCGGCGGCCACAGTGTCGCTCATGTGATTTCCCATCGTCGGTGATGTCAGTGCTCTGGTGCTCCCGCGAGGGCGGGATCTGCCTTCGCGCGGTGCGTTGAAAACAGCATGACATGCGGGATTCGATGCGCGCAAGTCCAAAAGCGCATAACATGCTGTTTTATGGCAGCACGTGGTCCGTACGCGAAAGGAAAGGCGAAGCGCGCCGAGATCCTGGATGTCGCGCTCGAGGTGATCGCGCGCGATGGCTACAGCAGCGCCACCGTGAAGCATCTCGCGGATGCCGTCGGCCTCAGCCAGAACGGGCTGCTGCACTACTTCGGCTCGAAGGACGCGCTCTTCCTCGAGATCCTTCGCCACCGCGACGAGCTGATCGCGATCGAGGTGGATGCCGAGAATCGGGACTTCGCCGAGAACATCGTGGACCGCATCCTGGCGGCAGTCGATGAAGAGGTCGCGTCCCCCGGCATGACCCGGCTCTCGCTGCGAGTCACCGGTGAGGCGACGGAGCCGGACCACGTCGCGCACGAGTTCCTCCGGGCGCGGTACGAAGCGATCCGTCTGGTCGTCAGCGACGCGCTCTCACGCCTGCAGTCGGACGGGCAGATCGCGCAGGATGCCGATCCGATCGCCATCGCAGCGCTGCTGTTCGCCAGCTGGGACGGCCTTCAGATCCAGCGGATGTACGACGACACGATCGACATCCGCTCGCACCTGCTGTACCTCATCCGCGCGCTCGGCATCGCGACCCGCACCTCACCGAACCCATTCGATCCGACCCAACCCCTCTGATCCGTGCGCGCGAAACGGGTGGGCTGGGTCGGATCGCGTGGGTTCGGCGAATCGGGAGACTTCAGTCGTCTTGCCCGTGCGGCAGGAGCAGCTTCGGCGTGCTCTCGCTGCCGAACGACCGCGCACCCGCATCCGCATCCGCGTCCGCCGGCCGCTCCCCCGTGTACAGCCACGTCTCGAAGAACGCACCGAGGTCCTGCCCCGACAGGTCTTCGGCGAGCGCGACGAACTCCGCCGTGGTGGCGTTGCCGTTCGCGTGTGCGGCATGCCATGCCGGCAGCAGCTCGAAGAACGCATCATCGCCGATCGTGGTGCGCAGCGCATGCAGTGTCATCGCACCCCGCTCGTACACAGCGTTGTCGAACAGCGCATCCGGTCCCGGGTCACCGATCACGACGTTCCAGAACGGGTCGTCCTCAGGCCGAGCGTCGTTGTAGAAGTAGTCGAAGTAGTTCTGCGTCGTGGCGAAGCCCTCATGTTCGCTCCATAGCCACTCGGCGTAGGTGGCGAAGCCCTCGTTCAGCCAGATGTCCTTCCAGCGCTCGAGCGCGACGCTGTCGCCGAACCACTGGTGGGCGATCTCATGCACGACGACCGAGTCGCCCTCGGCCTGGCCGGTGAAGAATCTCTTCGAATAGATCGGCCTCGTCTGGTTCTCGAGCGCGAAGCCGAGACCGTCGAAGTCGTCGACGATGCCGCCCAGCTCATCGAACGGATAGTCGCCGAAATAGCCCTCGAGGAACTCCACGATCTCGGGCTGGCGTGCGAGCGATGCGGCAGCGGTCTCACCGAGCGTCGGGGGCCCGTCGGAGCCCACCGTCCAGTCGGTCTCGTTGCCCGCGCTCCCCTCCGGAGCGCCGGGAACCGTCCAGCCGTCGAGCGCGTCGCCGTCGTCTTCGAACGACGTCGATCCGACACCGCCCGGTGCCTCGATGTCGTCGATCGAGACGCCATCCCACTGGAAGACGTAGTCGCTGAAGTAGCTGATCGAGACCTCGACCTGCTGTCCCGCGTACGCCGACAGGTCGAAGACCCACTTCTCCCAGCCGTCGCTCGAGCCGGATGTCGCCCAGAAGGAGTCGGCGGCGCACGGTCCCGCGTCGCCCTCGGTCAGGTAGTGCGCGAGGAACGGATGCTCCTCCAGCAGCGGGGCGCATCCCGAGTCTCCGGCGTCCTGCTCGAGGATTCCGCCCTCGTCGGGAATCGTCCGCCAGACCCCGTCTTCGGGAAGCACCTCGAGGAACGCGAAGTCCCAGCCCTGCTCGGTGTCGCGGTTGATCCAGAACGACAGCTCCGCATCATCCGGATCAACGGTCAGTGTGCGCTGCAGCCGCTTGTACGAGTCATCCGCCTGACCGGAGTACGCGAAGTCCGTGCCGGTGCGCGCAGCCATCTTCGGGACGAGCAGGTCGGGATCGATCGCGTCCCAGTATCGGATGCCGGCAGCCCGGTAGGCATCGATGTCGAACTGGCCGATGGTCGCGGTCGCGAG from Microbacterium pumilum carries:
- a CDS encoding MFS transporter, with product MSDTVAAEPKPKGNVILEPAEPGTSSIYIKGPASRSYLTWFTILTIAITSVWGAVTGILLPNHVQLLEMGNWFTGADASIDLQQLTLLQQSIDAGTATATAEQARQLDLLSGFNAARAQSLAMISTIGVILTMLIQPVVGVFADRTRSRWGRRAPWILFGTVVGSLLLVLLRFAPSIAVLAIVFMLAQAVLNTASGPLATTVADRMPENRRGTASALGGFGNFFGGLLGGLLAGALFATIGLDFYFIIAAFVAFSGVMFVLFARDRSSKDLEVAPFNWKEFLVSFTIALRSRNFRWVWVARILLTFGYTVSTALSLYMLQSYVRPALSQAEATALAPLLLLAGVPVTILAVLVAGKLSDKLGKRRIFVIVASVLMALSMVIPIVMPTVPGLFIQAIVGGIAFGIYLPVDQALFIDVLPDKRAAGRDLGVAGLGSNFGQALGPILASTVVAVTGGYVGIWIAAAILVILGAVAILPLKGVK
- a CDS encoding M1 family aminopeptidase — translated: MPVALAVGIALALSAPVAASGAKQPSTTGAPGIGDDYYPLSGNGGYDVKHYGLDIAYAPADDKLTGLAVITAKATQALSSFDLDLEGLTVKSVTVNGKSARWTRSAGELKITPKNKLRKNLPFITRVRYSGVPQTIDDNLGISGFIHTDDGAVVAGQPMVAATWFPVNDHPADKALYSVRITVPKGVEALSNGRLVSKRDFGSKSVWLWNTDEPMASYLATATIGQFDIDAYRAAGIRYWDAIDPDLLVPKMAARTGTDFAYSGQADDSYKRLQRTLTVDPDDAELSFWINRDTEQGWDFAFLEVLPEDGVWRTIPDEGGILEQDAGDSGCAPLLEEHPFLAHYLTEGDAGPCAADSFWATSGSSDGWEKWVFDLSAYAGQQVEVSISYFSDYVFQWDGVSIDDIEAPGGVGSTSFEDDGDALDGWTVPGAPEGSAGNETDWTVGSDGPPTLGETAAASLARQPEIVEFLEGYFGDYPFDELGGIVDDFDGLGFALENQTRPIYSKRFFTGQAEGDSVVVHEIAHQWFGDSVALERWKDIWLNEGFATYAEWLWSEHEGFATTQNYFDYFYNDARPEDDPFWNVVIGDPGPDALFDNAVYERGAMTLHALRTTIGDDAFFELLPAWHAAHANGNATTAEFVALAEDLSGQDLGAFFETWLYTGERPADADADAGARSFGSESTPKLLLPHGQDD
- a CDS encoding TetR/AcrR family transcriptional regulator, coding for MAARGPYAKGKAKRAEILDVALEVIARDGYSSATVKHLADAVGLSQNGLLHYFGSKDALFLEILRHRDELIAIEVDAENRDFAENIVDRILAAVDEEVASPGMTRLSLRVTGEATEPDHVAHEFLRARYEAIRLVVSDALSRLQSDGQIAQDADPIAIAALLFASWDGLQIQRMYDDTIDIRSHLLYLIRALGIATRTSPNPFDPTQPL
- a CDS encoding NRDE family protein produces the protein MCTVIIHVGERQSDPIRVLAIRDEDPARPWNPLGPWWPDTHEGVIGVRDARAGGAWLAADPATHRLAVLLNREDLSDRAEEELRSRGSIVLASVAGTSPGEAPQTHGFNLVEVVPEGARVTTWDGIRAHVESLAPGTHMIAHHDVDDLETPRIAHWLEEFRRTPLGDPGASHWWEPWMAILARSGELPPTDDRAIVRDNRLLGYPTLSTLICVASLSATTLDVHYGEFEHPGRWNSVSLT
- a CDS encoding cation transporter; the protein is MSVALDPTRVGVLRRRIRWIVAFTIAYNVVEGVIALIAGGAASSAALIGFGLDSAVEVLSAAAVAWQFASPDPESREKTALRVIAFSFFALAGYVTVDAALSLFGVREAQPSPIGIALAVASLIVMPVVSWLERRAGRELGSASAVADSKQTLICAYLSAALLAGLVLNALLGWAWADSIAALVIAGFAVREGLEAWRGDACTVPVAALTGDIDLEHDEH
- the coaBC gene encoding bifunctional phosphopantothenoylcysteine decarboxylase/phosphopantothenate--cysteine ligase CoaBC yields the protein MFVVVGVTGGIAAYKSVHLVRLLVLGGHDVHVVPTDAALRFVGLPTWEAISRNPVSTSVFADVAEVRHVALGRRADLVIVAPATADFLAKMTAGIAEDLLGTTLLATTSPVVVAPAMHTEMWRHPATIQNIATLRSRGVHVIGPADGPLTGGDSGPGRMSEPELIVELALAVVAVRDDLRGIRTVVTAGGTREPIDPVRFIGNRSSGRQGVAVAVAAADRGADVTLIVAHVDDGVLGQAVGHPRIAISTVATAAELSAATRAAASAVDVVVMAAAVADYRVAEVADLKRRKEDAGGDTVTLELVETEDILAALVAERAGGQTIVGFAAETAADADELHERGRRKRRRKGVDLLAVNEVGWSKGFESADNALVIIDANDDIIASPSGSKREVADALWDAILGTRESRSEVMQP
- a CDS encoding glycoside hydrolase family 30 protein, whose translation is MNQVRWVVTTEESPWQALDGPDVTGVAVMPDVFVGVDDPKQVIEGFGASFNELGWTSLGLLDDGQRAEILREFFSPGVGAGLSLCRMPVGANDFSRDWYSYDEVAGDFDLEHFDIANDLETLVPFIRAAQTEQPDLRLWASPWSPPTWMKRNGHYAGALPHQFMGGVENGLQPEQVGEEGTDMFILEEPYLRAYARYFGRFIDAYRELGIPIGMVMPQNEFNSPQIFPSCTWTPEGFIQLLRHLGPEMQQRDVEIFLGTLERGDDRLLGDVLADPDAAGHVSGLGVQWEGKRAVTALHRLHPDLRIYQTEQECGDGKNDWRHARHAWRLMRQFFGSGATAYMYWNFSLLEGGRSRWGWTQNSLVVVDRDSATFAYTHEYQLLKHVSAFVQTGARYIETLSYSGYDNQLAFVNPDGSIVIVIQNDMASEMTVNLMLGDRMISPTLPADSFSTLVIPAAA